One Gopherus evgoodei ecotype Sinaloan lineage chromosome 1, rGopEvg1_v1.p, whole genome shotgun sequence genomic window, CGTTACATCTTTACAAATGAAAAAGGAAGACACAGCATGCATCTCAAAGCTTGTACAATCTAAATAGAGCTGGCTTTTGAAATTTGTGCCTTTTCTCAGAGTATTTTACAGTCTAAAAACAGAATGATCTATGgaactgatccaaagccaatcTTTCCAcagatttcagtgagctttgaatCAAGCCCTAGGATTAAATTGTGATTACCCTGGGATAATCTTTATATTTACAATACAACAGGACAATTAATTGTGTTATCACACCATTATGTCGTTTAATGTGGCCAATTTAGTACCTTGAACACTTGACGTGTAGTATATGTAGTATAGAGCCCCAGTGGCCTAAAGGCTAAGGCATTGGCTTCCTAAGCCAGAGATAGTGGGGTCATGTCCCATCTGGGGTAAAAAAATTCCTATCCCTTTCCTTTTGTCTGTTTGAatctgagctctttggggcagaaataaataataaataggtgttgtgacgttattgacataaactctgaccgtatagatcattgttgcaatctctgttatatatttgcagcaaatattgtacaaaggttgtcaggTGAGGTGTccatttgctggttatgattatgctatctgtatatgtgtatcatttttgtagttgaagttatgaatattggctatgtacttgtatctcaatatgttttgattctaagtaggctcagtgaagcatttggtcagcttcttgagaaaggactattctcagtaagtgcccaatcaagaaacacttaactgatgatgaactttgggagacaccaatccacatctgagctttcctgggaacattcaaactaacatgtaaacaacaGTGTtggcctgtaaagaactgagtcatgcatggacatgtgactgacccatgtgactccaaactccatcttgtagatGTGATTCTGCACAGGAAAAAAAggagtttccacccacaagagagagaatataaaaggccagGGAAACCcccccattttgtcttcagctggctcacaAGATAGCATCTCcatcccaaagagatgcctgaaagaaacttgaACAAAGGACAATAACTATGGGGGTGTGATGATTGCTGcatccagactaggaaggagtctagtcagTGTGAGAAGATTATtggaacatttctgagggtgagatttacctgcatttagttccctactgtattaggcttagacttgcgtgtgtgtttttttattttgcttggtaatttactttgttctgtctgttattacttggaaccacttaaatcccactttttatatttaataaaattacttttgctTAGTAATTAACTTAGAgcaagtattaatacctgggggagcaaacagctatgcatatccctctatcagtgttatagagggtgaacaatttgagtttaccctgtatgagttttatacagagtaaaatggatttatttggggttggacCCTATTGGGAACTGGGATCTGGGTGCTGGacacaggaacacttcttaagctgttttcagttaagcctgcagcttgtggtgGACATGGTTTAGACCtcggtctgtgtttgcagcaggctagtgtgtctggctcaacaagacagggcactgaagtcccaagctggcagggaaaacaggctcagaggtagtcccagcacatcagttggcagtcccaagggggtttctgtgacccagccCGTCACAGGTGTGTTGTAATCTCGTAACTGTTTGCTCCAAAACAAGGCATTCAGCTGTAACAAAACTCCAATGACTCCATCAATAAGGTACAAAACACAGAGGAAAGTGCTGTCCTTACCTCACTGATTTTACGAGCTGAGAATAGAGAGTGCCCCTTGCATGGGATAATCATCACCTTGGTTTGGTTCGGTTTGGTTTGTCATTTAGATCATGATCCTCTTAGGTGCtgattgcaattttttaaaaagaagtgtaATCGTGCTTCTAATTTAAGGGAATTAAATTTAGTAGGTTCAGTGGAAGAAGTGCATTTTAAGGAGGGTTTTTGTGCAACAGCAATACGTGGACATCAGATCTAACTACTGTTCCAACAACTGAGATTGTTTTAAGAGCACCTGGAAGCTTTATTTCATGCAAAAATGAAGTTTGCAATTCACAAAACAAAGTTTTTATTTGAAGAAGAAAATGCAATGAAGAACAGAGCCAGTCTGAAAGGCAAGGCTtctttttttttgcgggggggggggggagcggggaatATTGTACTACTCATCACTAAGAATCGGGGAAAAAGTCTTGTTTGACAAAGCAAAGTGTGTGTGAGGTTTTGCAATAATTTTTAAGACTCTTTATTCCTTCAGGTTTCTTATAGTGTGTGTATGAAAGAAAACCTGTACATTGTTTTGTGCTCTCTGTTGTACCCAACTATTTGAATGGATTTCCAAAGTAATTTAGTCACTGGATCTGATACAGAATCTGACATTTCTAATGTAAAGTCTTGAAAAGCAGCTAgacatatacattttttaaatattgatgtttGATAAAAATTATAATGTTACCTTTCCAACTCCTCGTGAGAATGGTCATAAACTAACTCTATGGAGGAACTTCAAAGATCTCAATCACCCTCCTCCTTAAAAAGGTTAAAGACAGGCAATGTGCAAAGCATACACTACTACCTATCCTCCTTTGTTCAGATTCTGAGGTTGAGCCAAAGTCTTTCTAGACAGCTTATCCTCATAATGGGCATTTTAACTGTATTAGTTTAGTcttgggaaaagaagactgagcggagacctgataacagtcttcaaatatgttaaaaggCTGTCATAAAGAGCACAGTGATCGGTTGtcttccatgtccactgaaggttggACAAGAATTAATCTGTTTAATCTGTAGCAAAGGAGATtgaggttagacattaggaaaaactttcaactataaggatagttaagcactggaagaggttactaaggaggttgtggaatctccatcactgaagttttttaagaacaggttagacaaacttcTGTCATggtggtctaggtatacttagtcctgcctcagtgtgggcTGGTCTCACGAAGTCACTTCCAGacctatatttttattattctacTGTCAATGATTATATACATCTAGACCCATATGTAACCCAAAGACTTTGTCTCTATTTCTCTGTCATGACTCTCATTTGCAACGACATTTATAGCTAAAAAAAGCTTCCAACAAAATTAGCTGGCCAGTTTTATGCCAAACAGAATGGAAAATTTTGTTTGTGTATTCTGTAAGATGAGCTCCTATCTTTGATGACTCCATGACCCCAAATAATTTATAAAATCTACATTCTTCAGAGTATTGCACTATGTTACCTCCTATCACATATGGTTTGTCTAGATTAACTTGAGACAATGAAACTGCTTTTGACCATTTTGAATGGGAGCAGAAATAGGGacctatttttttctgaaaacctttgttttgttaaaatattccaCACTTGACAATCCAACATATGCTTAGACCCTAATCTTCAAAATAAATTTACAATCTTAAATTCGAAAGTAGAATGAAAACATTTAGCTCCCCTCATGTCCaaacttctttttttaacagCTCACCACTGCTAATTATTAGATTACATTCACTTGTTACAGGAATTGTTGTGGCCAGTTGCAGTTCTGTTTTGTCTTTTTCCACAGTACAGACATATCAAGTCACTAGATCATCTGAGAAATTTttgagtcagtttcagttttaaaatatattgtagaTACTCTGGGATTATACAGATGAGGTCAGACTTTTGAAAGAGGGACATTCCTGCTGCTGATTTTAACCATCTCCTAGGGTCTAGTGGATGCTAATAAGTAAAATTTCAATCACAAGACAGGAAAATGGAAGACTGGCTTCATGTCAAATAGCTGTAGAACACTGGGTGTGATTAGTTGTTTCATAGTACTGCTTCATCACTTTAATTTAACTGGATTAATACCTGAATATTTGCTATTTCAGAGCATCATTCCAGatttaacaaacacacaaactTTTTACCATTTTCAAGAAGCTATGCTCTATATAAAGCAGTTTTGTGCATGCCATTTCCAAGGGCTGTGaatatgttttaatttattttaatgactACTGAGAAGATGAGGATCTCACTCTGTCCATTTGTTTGTACACCTACTGAATTCCAAGCCATAAACTTCTATAAGAAATACATGTTCAAATTGTAATGAATTTCTAATATCACGCTGTTATAACAAGTTTCAGAAATCATAAAATGACTGCTCACACTTCTgatattgtgtgtgtatgtgtgtaaaaatATGTATCTTGGTCTAAGACCTTGTCGATACCCAGCTCTTTCCTTAAGACTTCCACCCTTctcctgccactgggtcagctcCATTGAACGGTGGGAATATAAGTGTGGAAGAGGTGCTGGTGGTTTTAGTACCATGCCATTGTGTTCTGGCGAGTGTTAGATGATACAGTGGCAAAGACACCAGCAACTTGTCTATACTTATGCTCCCACCTTTGCTGCCACCTATGGAATTTCTCCAGTGCAACAATGGATACTTTTAAGATAAGAGCTTTGAGTAGACATGGACACATTGAAAATGTTATAGCTAAGCTGAGGATGAGCAAACTCCTTGGTTGTGGCTGTTGCTATTGCTTTCTGAATATGACTTTCCAGTGGAGGAGGATGGAGCTGAGCCACTGGTTTTAAATAGTCTTAGGAGTCTTCTCTTATACCCTCTAAATGCAAAGAAGTAAATTATTGGATCAATGCAACAGTTCATGTTCATAAAAGCCACTGTGATTTGAAGAGACATCTTGAAGGCTTTCTGTGCTGAGCAAGATGGCTGGTACAGTATCTTTCTGATCATGAACTGAATGATATTTAAATGGTAAGGACTAAAGCAAATCACTACTGCAAGGAGCACAACCAATATGATTGTGAAAGCCTTTCTGTGGTGCCCATTCTTATCTGTCAGAGGGTTTTCTTTGGCTGCTCTGCATAGTTTTAGGTTGATCTGCACATAACAAACTAATATAATCCCCACTGGTAGGCAGAATCCAATCATGCAAGCACCCAGAAGGATAAATGGCAGCTTAGGAATTTCTTCAAAGTTGAAATATTCCATGCAGGTCAGTTTATCTCCTATCTTCTTGGTCATGGGCCTGAAGAGCAATGATATTGTCTGCAGGAACACAATGAACCATATCAGCATGCAGATATATTTCACTCGGCTCACTTTCCTAAATCTGCCAAGCCGTCGAGTGTGGACCACGGCGATGTAGCGGTCGACACTCACACATGTCATAAAGTAGATGCCCACATAGGTGTTCATGTAAAAGATGAATGCCGTCACCCTGCAGAACCAGTCTCCAAAAGGCCAGTGGAATTCTAAGATGTAGTAAGCAATTCTTCCCGgcagagcaagtgtgaaaagggCATCTGACACAGCAAGGTTGATTAAGTAGAGATCAGTTGAGTTGATTTTCTTCCCTCGGTGGAAGGTGACATAAAGGGCAAGGACGTTTCCACAAGAGCCAAAGACCAGCAGGACAgtgtaaaagaatgaaaaaattacTTTAGCTGCAAAGTGGTGGTTATACACGTCGCAGCTGCTTTCATTGCTGTAGGTGAAGACAGTTAGCTGAGATGCAGCAGTAGCAGCACTGGCAGCCATTCTGTGGACTTCTCCTTGGCAGAAGAAAAGACATGACATTAGCAGCTTACTAATAATGTGCACTCTCTGTTTTGACAGATAACAAAACTGCTTAGGCTTTGTACTTCAGTAGACTCTCATACGAAAAGAAGTGAGAGTTCTCATTTGAACAGCGAATTTCCACACGCTGAGTACATTCTGAGCCATGATGAGCAGGTttagtcatttgggaaactcagTTCCTAGTGTAACtttctgaacaaagactgtgacttatttttttcttcaaaactcTTTAGCTTGGAAACCAATAGCAGGGGGTGTTGTGTCACAGTGTGTCAGAAATTGTTGCTGCCTGTTAAACATGTTTGGTGGATGAGACATGATATCTTTATAGAGAGGGAGATGTAGAATTCAGATAGAAAATTACATGATAGAGGAGGGGAAATTTAGAAGGGGAAGGTcaataaaataaaactttcttTCATTTTGACAGCTTGTGCCAGAAAAGGGAGCAAGGATCAAAATATCCATTTGAAGAACCATATCTCTACATTTATTTGTGGTTGTTTAGAAACCTTTTATAATTGCAAACTGTAATACCTATAGATTATATCAACACTATTCCTGAGATGAGTGTATATGTCCAGATCCTGAGTTCTCCACTCAGTTTGAATGTGGTCCTTACTCACCCAAGCACCCCAAGACAACAATGTTCTGTCTTTAGTACAGTTCCTGATTTCCCATTTGCTGCTCTAATACACCAGGGTTCCAGGTTGGCTTGGGAGTCAGTAGCTCCTACCTATACTTTTAGGTGCCAAATAAAAATAGTTGGTATCATTTTGCCAACACATAAAGATTTGGAGACAAATTCAAACGTTGGTTACAGCCAGTCTCCTTTGTTTGCACTACAGAAGTAAGGCCATTTACTTGCACACATTATAAAATGAACCTTACACTACTTCTTTTTTGCTGTGGTTTCCTTTCACAATAGATGCTGCTGAAATTGGATAGGTCCTTACCTGCCTTTTAACCAGCACACTGAGAAAGTTGCCTTCTATCTGCTTATTTGAGGGTCTCTGTAATGGGAAGTCATGTTTCCACACTGCTGCTATTCTTTATGTATTGCTGCTAAAATATAATTATTGTAATTGCCATACTGCggggaaatgtatttttttggTTCTTAACAGTTGATTGGGTCCCAAGCCCACTGGAAAGACTACATCGCAAACCAGTCATTGAACAAAATATCTTCTATTGCATGTGCTTTTTTCTTGTGTCCTCAGTAGGCAGAGAGGGGATTGAACTGAAAACCTACAGCTAACCCCTCCCACCCTGAATTTTGGATCAGCGGTGTTCAGAAGCTGAAcccaga contains:
- the LOC115654054 gene encoding G-protein coupled receptor 183-like, with protein sequence MAASAATAASQLTVFTYSNESSCDVYNHHFAAKVIFSFFYTVLLVFGSCGNVLALYVTFHRGKKINSTDLYLINLAVSDALFTLALPGRIAYYILEFHWPFGDWFCRVTAFIFYMNTYVGIYFMTCVSVDRYIAVVHTRRLGRFRKVSRVKYICMLIWFIVFLQTISLLFRPMTKKIGDKLTCMEYFNFEEIPKLPFILLGACMIGFCLPVGIILVCYVQINLKLCRAAKENPLTDKNGHHRKAFTIILVVLLAVVICFSPYHLNIIQFMIRKILYQPSCSAQKAFKMSLQITVAFMNMNCCIDPIIYFFAFRGYKRRLLRLFKTSGSAPSSSTGKSYSESNSNSHNQGVCSSSA